From a region of the Odoribacter splanchnicus DSM 20712 genome:
- a CDS encoding IS1595-like element ISPrsp1 family transposase produces the protein MEQRDKFKGVESIKFYSRFTDDASCLEYLSSIKWADGFKCKKCGHTNYCNDRYPYSRRCTRCKYDESVTSGSMFDKIKFPLVYAFHIAFKISTKKKGMSSLELAEEYCMRQKTVWEFKRKIQKAMRSSGNYPLKGEVHVDEFYIGGEEEGIIGRSTEGKKKLVIVALEIVRDGVGRAYAQVIDDASASSFRPFFDRYISKDAKVITDEWSGYLPLKKDYPKLEQRPSDKGKGHPQIHIHIMNIKGWLRGIHHHCSKEHLQGYLDEYHFRFNRRNNMDTIFDMLLRRMICQKKTD, from the coding sequence ATGGAACAACGCGATAAATTCAAAGGAGTGGAATCAATCAAATTTTATAGTCGTTTTACCGATGATGCCTCATGCCTTGAGTACTTGTCCTCGATAAAGTGGGCAGACGGCTTCAAATGCAAGAAATGCGGTCATACCAATTATTGCAATGACAGATATCCCTATTCTCGCCGTTGTACACGCTGTAAGTATGACGAGAGCGTTACCAGCGGAAGCATGTTCGACAAGATAAAATTCCCGCTTGTCTACGCTTTCCACATAGCCTTCAAAATATCGACAAAGAAGAAAGGGATGTCCTCTTTGGAACTGGCGGAAGAATATTGTATGCGTCAGAAAACCGTATGGGAATTCAAGCGTAAGATACAGAAAGCCATGCGGAGCAGCGGTAATTATCCTCTTAAAGGAGAGGTACATGTCGATGAGTTTTATATCGGAGGAGAAGAGGAAGGAATCATTGGACGAAGCACGGAAGGCAAAAAGAAGCTTGTGATAGTCGCTTTGGAGATTGTCCGAGACGGCGTGGGACGTGCGTATGCCCAAGTGATAGATGATGCTTCGGCAAGTTCTTTTCGTCCGTTCTTCGACAGATACATATCAAAGGACGCAAAAGTCATAACCGATGAATGGTCAGGCTACCTGCCGTTAAAGAAAGATTATCCAAAATTGGAGCAACGCCCTTCGGATAAGGGCAAAGGGCATCCACAGATTCATATTCACATCATGAACATAAAGGGATGGTTGCGTGGAATACACCACCATTGCTCCAAAGAGCATCTTCAAGGATACCTTGACGAGTATCATTTCAGGTTCAACCGCCGTAATAATATGGACACAATCTTCGATATGCTACTTCGTCGAATGATTTGTCAAAAGAAAACTGACTGA
- the yajC gene encoding preprotein translocase subunit YajC, with translation MNTLLIVLQQQSNGLMNFLPLILIIVVFWFFMIRPQMKRQKELKNFRDSLKKGDKIVTTGGIYGKVLEIGDYYIIMEVEGQNRLKIDKSAVIKDMTDATPAK, from the coding sequence ATGAACACATTACTTATTGTATTACAACAACAAAGCAACGGTTTAATGAATTTCTTACCCTTGATCCTGATCATCGTCGTATTCTGGTTCTTTATGATTCGTCCTCAGATGAAAAGACAGAAAGAATTGAAAAACTTCCGTGACTCACTGAAAAAAGGAGATAAGATTGTGACGACCGGAGGTATTTATGGAAAAGTACTCGAAATCGGGGATTATTATATTATCATGGAAGTGGAAGGCCAAAACCGCCTGAAAATCGACAAATCGGCAGTTATAAAAGACATGACCGACGCTACTCCGGCAAAATAA
- a CDS encoding YbbR-like domain-containing protein, producing the protein MYLPKVNLQQIQQFKEKYLNRNIVSYLICVVIASILWFLNTLSKDYLTEITYPVKYTNFPAGKYPVAELPTQIQLTVKAKGFALLGHSIRTSFLPITFNVGSYCNHALSDKAGIQEFILNTNDIKDKISSQLNTEIQLQSVAPEEIVFQFAQSGRKKVAIRPIVDYTLKRQYIVNQITVAPDSTWIEGPVNILDTLHCIPTELIKLKNISKNITRTAELVALPYCTPQETAVEVDIQVEQFTEARKIIPITPLHVPDSLTLRLFPDNVNISYEIGLSKYDKITASDFIFSVDYPKNADVTYLEVKVVKAPDYIKNLSYTPQKVEYILEKK; encoded by the coding sequence ATGTACTTGCCCAAAGTCAACCTTCAGCAAATCCAGCAGTTTAAGGAGAAATACCTCAACCGGAATATCGTCTCCTACCTGATTTGTGTTGTCATAGCTTCCATCTTATGGTTTCTGAACACTTTGAGCAAAGATTATCTGACAGAAATAACCTATCCGGTCAAGTACACCAATTTCCCCGCGGGAAAATATCCCGTTGCAGAACTCCCCACCCAAATCCAGCTCACGGTAAAAGCCAAAGGATTTGCTTTATTGGGACATAGCATCCGCACTTCTTTTCTGCCCATTACTTTTAATGTAGGCAGTTATTGTAATCATGCCCTCTCCGACAAGGCAGGCATACAGGAATTCATCCTGAACACCAACGACATCAAAGACAAAATCAGCAGTCAATTAAATACGGAAATTCAATTACAGAGTGTAGCTCCGGAAGAGATCGTATTCCAATTCGCACAATCGGGCCGGAAAAAGGTAGCCATCCGGCCTATTGTGGATTACACCCTGAAAAGACAATATATCGTCAACCAGATAACGGTAGCTCCCGACAGTACCTGGATAGAAGGACCGGTCAATATACTGGACACTTTACACTGTATCCCGACCGAACTTATCAAGCTGAAAAATATCAGTAAAAATATAACCCGTACAGCAGAATTAGTCGCTTTACCTTATTGCACTCCTCAGGAAACCGCTGTGGAAGTCGATATACAAGTAGAGCAATTTACGGAGGCCAGGAAGATCATCCCGATCACCCCCCTTCATGTCCCCGATTCTTTGACGCTCCGGCTCTTCCCGGATAATGTCAATATCAGTTATGAAATAGGACTGAGTAAATACGATAAAATTACAGCCAGCGATTTCATCTTTTCTGTAGATTATCCGAAAAATGCAGATGTCACTTATCTGGAAGTCAAGGTTGTAAAAGCACCGGATTACATCAAAAACTTGTCCTATACCCCCCAAAAGGTCGAATATATATTGGAAAAAAAATAA
- a CDS encoding DUF1573 domain-containing protein produces MKKQISYFLLFTFYLFLFSCKEKQNSSVPPADTRVEWIKKTWDFGNITQGETVTHTFYFKNTGTQNLLIKNVETGCGCTTADYDKAPVRPGKEGKIEIAFNSEGRYGKQYKEIRIFANILEKQVILSFTATVKE; encoded by the coding sequence ATGAAGAAACAAATTTCTTATTTTCTACTTTTTACTTTTTATCTATTTCTTTTTTCGTGTAAAGAAAAACAAAATTCTTCCGTTCCGCCAGCCGACACCCGGGTGGAATGGATAAAGAAGACCTGGGACTTCGGTAACATCACCCAAGGTGAAACGGTAACCCATACCTTCTATTTCAAAAACACAGGGACCCAAAACCTGCTGATTAAAAATGTGGAAACGGGATGTGGATGTACAACAGCCGATTATGACAAAGCTCCCGTTCGCCCCGGGAAAGAAGGAAAAATAGAAATTGCCTTCAACTCTGAAGGCAGATACGGTAAACAATACAAAGAAATCCGTATATTTGCAAACATTCTGGAAAAACAGGTTATCCTGAGTTTTACCGCGACTGTAAAAGAATAA
- a CDS encoding tetratricopeptide repeat protein — translation MLNQAAQLIYSSPQQALKLLDSISQKILKRNARHNLYLLKVHAAYEAYQDISVYPPLSNTARYFQQQGDSTKAGWAYLFTGIMDSKNGYYEKASINLSEAKENAPRQDSMLLFQIHYHLGELYKLRRDQQASIESYQKAIEYHSPQNKYSNYEMGDCLLNTRQYAAARTYYKKAELNALNLQDSVNVAYLMLQIGISYSNTQNTANAILYTHNALKYDPNPEFQKQGYLLLSEIYLHRQQLDSARYYLKKASVSTDDSEKLQAQYYKQLYQIAELKKDYQSALNHYKKYTTYITDYQLNKTEERIDNIVNRHHQKKWQRENRRLVRQRMLLVNGSLVLALLFILLATYIGILLKKRREKYLNACQMIETLQHLCQEQNRCQDKFKELLLNKLEVSKKLAFISSYPHDKHQAFLKMYNEILGDIGQTDLNWDELYFTINYLYNNFQQKLKDKFPSLNEKEIQLCCLIRGGFKTDEIAFVIRQSVYSIHKRKTAIRKKLGMDERADILTIILSLLDNS, via the coding sequence ATGCTGAATCAAGCTGCACAATTGATTTATTCCTCCCCTCAACAAGCTTTGAAGCTGCTGGATTCCATTTCCCAAAAAATATTAAAACGGAATGCCCGTCACAACCTATATTTATTAAAAGTTCATGCTGCTTACGAAGCCTATCAGGATATCTCGGTATATCCTCCCCTTTCTAATACAGCCCGATATTTTCAGCAACAGGGTGATTCAACCAAAGCAGGGTGGGCCTATTTATTTACGGGTATCATGGACAGCAAGAACGGTTATTATGAAAAAGCCTCTATCAACCTGTCGGAAGCAAAAGAGAATGCACCACGACAAGACAGTATGCTCTTATTTCAAATTCATTATCACCTCGGAGAGCTATATAAACTTCGCCGTGACCAACAAGCGAGTATCGAATCTTACCAAAAAGCCATAGAATATCACTCTCCCCAGAATAAATACAGCAATTATGAAATGGGCGACTGTCTGCTCAACACCAGACAATATGCAGCAGCCCGGACATATTATAAAAAGGCCGAGCTAAACGCTTTGAATTTACAGGATTCGGTAAATGTGGCTTACCTCATGTTGCAGATCGGTATTTCTTATTCGAACACACAAAATACAGCGAATGCAATTCTTTACACGCATAATGCCTTAAAATATGATCCGAATCCGGAGTTTCAGAAACAGGGTTATCTCCTTTTAAGTGAAATTTATCTACATCGCCAACAGCTGGATTCTGCCAGGTATTATCTGAAAAAGGCATCCGTGTCAACGGACGATTCGGAAAAATTACAAGCCCAATATTATAAACAACTATACCAAATTGCCGAGTTAAAGAAAGACTATCAGTCGGCATTAAATCATTATAAGAAATATACAACCTATATTACAGATTACCAACTAAACAAGACCGAAGAACGCATCGACAATATCGTCAACCGCCACCACCAAAAGAAATGGCAACGCGAAAACCGCAGGCTGGTCCGCCAGCGCATGCTATTGGTCAACGGTAGCCTCGTTCTGGCTTTACTTTTTATACTACTAGCCACTTATATCGGTATCTTATTGAAAAAAAGACGGGAAAAATACCTGAACGCCTGCCAAATGATCGAAACTCTACAGCATTTATGCCAAGAACAAAACCGATGTCAGGATAAATTTAAAGAACTGTTGCTGAATAAATTGGAAGTATCCAAAAAATTAGCTTTTATTTCAAGCTATCCCCATGACAAGCATCAGGCATTTTTAAAAATGTATAATGAAATTCTGGGAGACATCGGACAGACCGATTTAAACTGGGATGAACTCTATTTCACCATAAATTATTTATACAACAATTTCCAGCAAAAATTGAAGGATAAGTTTCCTTCCCTGAACGAAAAAGAAATTCAATTGTGTTGTCTGATCCGAGGTGGTTTCAAAACCGATGAAATCGCTTTTGTCATCCGGCAAAGTGTCTATTCAATCCACAAACGGAAAACGGCTATCCGGAAAAAATTGGGTATGGACGAACGGGCCGATATCTTAACAATAATACTCTCCTTACTGGACAATTCATAG
- a CDS encoding S-adenosylmethionine:tRNA ribosyltransferase-isomerase, whose amino-acid sequence MDRELDKLRNIRIEDYTYNLPDERIAKFPLAEREASKLLIYRGERIEESRFSEVRHLLRAGQMLVFNNTKVIHARLFFRKATGAVIEVFCLEPYLPVDYAQNFAARDSCEWSCMVGNLKKWKEGSIACDFTYGEATYRLTAEKVRQQEGELIIRFSWTGGLSFSEVLEGCGRIPIPPYLNRESEASDEVRYQTVYSKEEGSVAAPTAGLHFTRAILNDLKEKGVHVRELTLHVGAGTFRPVKAETIGDHDMHTEHLVISRELVEQLKEKTGDIVAVGTTSVRTLESLYWMGVKRLAGQEDFFTLGQWEAYTLPQDYSLREAMEALCGWFDTACQELLKARTTIIIVPGYRYRVIDAMFTNFHQPQSTLLLLVGAAVGEDWHKIYDYALTHDFRFLSYGDSSLLEVKKS is encoded by the coding sequence ATGGATAGAGAACTGGATAAACTCAGGAATATAAGGATTGAAGACTATACTTACAATTTGCCCGACGAACGGATAGCAAAATTCCCTTTGGCCGAACGAGAGGCTTCTAAATTGTTGATATATAGGGGTGAACGGATAGAAGAAAGTCGTTTTTCAGAGGTGCGTCACCTCCTTAGGGCTGGACAGATGCTTGTGTTCAACAATACGAAAGTCATTCATGCCCGTCTGTTTTTCCGCAAGGCGACAGGAGCTGTGATCGAAGTGTTTTGTCTCGAACCGTATCTGCCGGTCGATTATGCTCAGAATTTTGCAGCTCGTGATAGTTGTGAATGGAGTTGTATGGTGGGGAACCTGAAAAAATGGAAGGAAGGGAGCATTGCCTGTGACTTTACCTATGGCGAAGCGACCTATCGGTTAACCGCCGAAAAGGTGCGGCAACAAGAGGGGGAGTTGATTATCCGTTTTAGCTGGACGGGAGGTCTTTCGTTCAGTGAAGTGCTGGAAGGATGCGGCCGGATTCCGATCCCTCCTTATCTGAACCGGGAATCGGAAGCTTCCGATGAAGTCCGATACCAAACGGTGTATTCCAAAGAAGAAGGGTCTGTGGCAGCTCCGACTGCCGGATTACATTTTACCCGGGCGATTTTAAACGATCTGAAAGAGAAAGGTGTGCATGTCCGGGAATTGACCTTGCATGTCGGGGCAGGTACTTTCCGGCCGGTAAAAGCAGAGACGATCGGAGATCACGATATGCATACGGAACATTTGGTCATTTCCCGCGAATTGGTAGAACAATTGAAGGAGAAGACCGGTGATATCGTTGCAGTGGGAACAACCTCGGTACGTACGTTGGAAAGTTTATACTGGATGGGGGTGAAACGCCTGGCAGGACAGGAGGATTTTTTTACGCTAGGACAATGGGAAGCGTATACTTTACCTCAGGATTATTCTTTGAGGGAAGCCATGGAAGCCTTGTGCGGTTGGTTCGACACAGCTTGTCAGGAGTTGCTGAAAGCCCGTACGACGATTATTATTGTTCCCGGGTACCGCTATCGGGTGATCGATGCCATGTTCACTAATTTCCATCAGCCCCAAAGTACCCTGTTGTTATTGGTCGGTGCGGCCGTCGGAGAGGATTGGCACAAAATTTATGATTACGCGCTGACTCATGATTTCCGGTTTTTGAGTTATGGAGATAGTAGTTTGTTGGAGGTGAAAAAGTCATAG
- a CDS encoding type I restriction enzyme HsdR N-terminal domain-containing protein yields the protein MLELSLPGFDYKVKKQNGTVMIFDIVRKKYVVLTPEEWVRQHVVHYLVEKKGYAISRVAVEREIELYGLKRRFDIVVFDRSGNPWLLVECKAPAVALTQKVFDQVFRYNLTLAAPYVAITNGVRHFCGYMNQENDFCFLDDFPEFSQERELLA from the coding sequence ATGTTAGAGCTTTCGTTACCGGGATTCGATTATAAGGTGAAAAAGCAAAACGGGACGGTGATGATATTCGATATCGTCCGGAAGAAGTATGTGGTCCTGACGCCTGAAGAATGGGTACGGCAACATGTGGTGCATTATCTGGTAGAAAAGAAAGGATATGCGATCTCCCGGGTTGCCGTCGAAAGAGAAATTGAACTGTATGGCCTGAAAAGGCGTTTCGATATCGTGGTTTTCGACCGGAGCGGTAATCCTTGGCTGCTGGTCGAATGTAAAGCGCCTGCTGTGGCACTTACCCAAAAAGTGTTCGACCAGGTGTTTCGCTATAATCTGACACTGGCAGCTCCCTATGTAGCCATTACCAATGGGGTTCGCCATTTTTGCGGTTATATGAATCAGGAAAACGACTTCTGTTTTCTGGACGATTTCCCGGAATTTTCCCAGGAGAGGGAACTATTGGCCTGA
- a CDS encoding four helix bundle protein: protein MALSEELPLYRDTYRLLNNLLILTQDFPRFFRYSMGSRMVDLTLDMLSLIYKANSSYEKVGVLTEFLDRYRMLQMLFRVCVEQKVITERKYASFGLLLEKIGKQATSWKQYNERGMKKQEDKRQ, encoded by the coding sequence ATGGCATTATCCGAAGAATTACCCCTATACCGCGACACTTACCGGTTGTTGAACAACCTGTTGATCCTGACGCAGGATTTTCCGCGCTTCTTCCGCTACAGTATGGGCAGCCGTATGGTGGATTTGACTTTGGATATGCTTTCTCTGATTTACAAGGCGAACAGCAGCTATGAAAAAGTGGGCGTATTGACCGAATTTCTCGACCGTTACCGCATGTTGCAGATGCTTTTCCGCGTATGTGTGGAGCAGAAGGTCATTACCGAGCGCAAATACGCCTCGTTCGGGCTGCTGTTGGAGAAGATAGGCAAGCAGGCTACGAGCTGGAAACAATATAACGAACGCGGAATGAAGAAACAGGAAGATAAAAGGCAATGA
- the meaB gene encoding methylmalonyl Co-A mutase-associated GTPase MeaB, giving the protein MEHPENAPEYEGLKVNKGIEQPDPMNPNIAARLKNIRRQTLTTDDYVEGILKGNINILSQAITLVESAKPEHQAVAQEVINRCLPSSGRSVRIGITGVPGAGKSTFIESFGKYLTGQGHKIAVLAIDPSSERSKGSILGDKTRMEELACDPHAYIRPSPSAGSLGGVARKTREAMILCETAGFDIILIETVGVGQSETAVHSMVDFFLLVQIAGAGDELQGIKRGIMEMADSIIINKADGNNIQRAELAKAQLQTALHFFPPHESGVMPKVMTCSAYERTGIDAIWENILHYCSETQQNGYFDVRRAEQSKYWMYETIDEQLRNHFYQSQKENLKIAEKQVMSNQVSSFAVAFELLDNYFNTNK; this is encoded by the coding sequence ATAGAACATCCGGAGAATGCTCCGGAATATGAAGGATTAAAGGTGAACAAAGGCATCGAGCAGCCCGATCCCATGAATCCCAATATTGCTGCGCGCCTGAAAAATATACGGAGGCAAACCCTGACCACCGACGATTATGTCGAAGGTATTCTGAAAGGAAACATCAACATCCTAAGCCAGGCGATCACGCTGGTAGAAAGTGCCAAACCCGAGCACCAGGCCGTTGCCCAGGAAGTGATCAACCGTTGCCTGCCCTCCTCCGGACGGTCTGTACGGATCGGTATCACGGGTGTACCGGGAGCCGGCAAGAGTACTTTCATCGAAAGTTTCGGAAAATATCTCACCGGCCAGGGACATAAAATCGCTGTATTGGCCATCGACCCGAGTAGTGAACGGTCGAAAGGAAGTATCCTGGGCGACAAGACCCGTATGGAAGAGCTTGCCTGTGATCCTCATGCTTACATTCGGCCTTCCCCGTCAGCAGGTTCCTTAGGTGGTGTCGCCCGGAAAACCCGCGAAGCCATGATCCTTTGTGAAACAGCCGGCTTCGACATCATCCTCATCGAGACGGTCGGTGTAGGCCAAAGCGAAACAGCCGTACACTCGATGGTCGACTTTTTCCTGCTGGTACAAATTGCCGGAGCCGGAGACGAGCTTCAGGGCATCAAACGGGGAATCATGGAAATGGCCGACAGCATCATTATCAACAAAGCCGACGGGAACAACATTCAACGGGCAGAACTAGCTAAAGCGCAGCTCCAGACCGCCCTGCACTTTTTCCCGCCCCACGAATCCGGCGTCATGCCCAAAGTCATGACTTGTTCCGCTTATGAACGCACCGGTATCGATGCTATTTGGGAAAATATCCTGCACTATTGCAGTGAAACTCAACAAAACGGTTATTTCGATGTCCGCCGTGCCGAACAATCCAAATACTGGATGTACGAAACCATCGACGAACAATTACGCAACCATTTCTATCAAAGCCAAAAGGAAAATTTAAAAATAGCAGAAAAACAGGTCATGAGTAATCAGGTCAGCTCCTTTGCCGTTGCTTTCGAACTGTTGGACAACTATTTCAATACAAACAAATAA
- a CDS encoding AMP nucleosidase: MKTKKDIVDNWLPRYTGRELKDFSKYILLTNFEYYLELFSELYQVPIVGADKTMPNVSCNGITLVNFGMGSPNAATILDLLSAIEPEAVLFIGKCGGIKEKNSVGDYILPIAAIKGEGTSDDYLPHEVPALPAFSIQKACSKAITNHGREYYTGVVYTTNRRVWEYDDRFKEYLKSTRAMAVDMETATIFTVGFANRIPTGALLLVSDRPMISDGIKTAESDKHVTQNFVKQHLEIGVEVLNNIKEKNYSVKHLIF; the protein is encoded by the coding sequence ATGAAAACAAAGAAAGACATTGTAGACAATTGGTTACCCCGGTATACGGGAAGAGAATTAAAAGATTTTTCAAAATATATTTTACTCACCAACTTCGAATATTATCTGGAACTATTCTCCGAATTATATCAGGTACCTATCGTCGGAGCAGACAAGACCATGCCTAATGTCTCCTGTAACGGGATTACGCTGGTCAATTTCGGTATGGGCAGTCCGAATGCCGCCACCATACTGGATTTACTTTCGGCCATAGAGCCCGAAGCCGTGCTTTTTATCGGTAAATGTGGCGGGATTAAGGAAAAGAACTCCGTGGGTGATTATATTCTTCCCATCGCTGCGATAAAAGGCGAAGGAACCTCCGACGATTATCTGCCTCACGAAGTGCCTGCCCTACCGGCTTTCAGCATTCAAAAAGCCTGTTCGAAGGCCATCACGAATCATGGGCGGGAATATTATACCGGCGTAGTCTACACGACGAACCGACGGGTATGGGAATACGACGATCGTTTTAAAGAATACCTGAAAAGTACCCGGGCCATGGCGGTCGATATGGAAACGGCCACGATCTTTACTGTCGGTTTTGCCAATCGTATCCCGACAGGTGCCTTACTGTTAGTCTCCGACCGTCCCATGATCTCCGACGGAATAAAAACAGCCGAATCGGACAAACACGTCACGCAGAATTTCGTTAAACAACATCTGGAAATAGGCGTAGAGGTCCTGAATAATATCAAAGAAAAAAATTACTCCGTAAAACACCTGATTTTTTAA
- a CDS encoding IS982-like element ISPrsp2 family transposase: protein MFKKLCILLIFSKLKVTKLLIDKYRMHNLYAIFAKLLNICKQIAGNLVNESGNVPRRGVVPKFSDLEVVALNMASEAVGIDSESLLFAKLQEYRVEIPNLISRRQYNDRRKITSSLCNAIRERMVSKMDGGEDYFCIDSKPIEVCRIARSKRCSMGKKDFRKAPGVGYCASQSMYYYGCKLHAVCGLSGIIHSFDLTKASVHDIHYLKDVKVDYSNCTVIGDRGYISAQVQLDLFETANIRLEVPYRCNQKEWKPTFPAFAKARKRIETLFSQLCDQFMIIRNYAKDTDGLFARIIGKISALTILQYINYKNEKPIGRVKYALF, encoded by the coding sequence ATGTTTAAAAAGTTGTGCATATTGTTGATATTTAGTAAATTAAAGGTGACTAAACTTTTAATAGACAAATATCGTATGCACAACTTATATGCAATATTCGCAAAATTACTGAACATATGCAAGCAAATTGCCGGCAATTTAGTCAATGAATCCGGGAATGTACCAAGACGAGGAGTCGTCCCTAAATTCTCAGACCTTGAAGTAGTGGCTTTGAACATGGCATCAGAGGCTGTTGGTATTGACAGTGAGTCGCTGTTGTTTGCAAAGCTACAGGAATATAGGGTTGAAATACCCAACCTTATTTCCCGCCGACAATACAATGACAGGCGTAAAATAACTTCCTCCCTATGTAATGCAATCCGAGAAAGAATGGTTTCTAAAATGGATGGTGGTGAAGACTATTTCTGTATTGATTCGAAACCGATAGAAGTATGTCGTATTGCCCGTTCCAAACGTTGCAGTATGGGAAAGAAGGATTTTAGAAAAGCACCTGGGGTAGGATACTGCGCATCACAAAGCATGTATTATTATGGGTGTAAACTCCATGCAGTCTGCGGGTTAAGTGGTATCATCCATTCCTTTGACCTCACTAAGGCAAGTGTGCATGACATTCATTACCTGAAGGATGTGAAAGTGGATTATAGTAATTGTACAGTCATAGGGGACAGAGGATATATAAGTGCCCAAGTGCAATTGGATTTGTTTGAAACTGCCAATATCAGATTGGAGGTACCATACAGATGTAATCAAAAAGAATGGAAGCCAACATTCCCAGCTTTTGCCAAAGCGAGAAAAAGAATTGAAACCCTATTCTCGCAATTGTGTGACCAGTTTATGATTATAAGGAATTATGCGAAAGATACAGATGGATTGTTTGCCCGGATTATTGGGAAGATTAGCGCACTTACAATCCTTCAATATATTAACTACAAAAATGAAAAGCCTATTGGCAGAGTTAAATATGCGCTATTTTAA